The DNA region TACAACCCTTGTGGAATGGCAAGGGGAGAGCCTGGACGTCAAGAATCTTGAGTTGGTTGTTGTTGAGATTGAGGTTTTTAAGGTTTGCTGCCTGACTAAGGAATACCTTTGGAATTGCAACCAGTCGGTTGTGACTTAAATCCAGTCCTGTGAGACGGAGCTCAAAGTTAATATTGGGCAAGTACGAAAGCATGTTTGAACTCAGATTGAGGTAGCAGAGTTGCTGGAGAACTGAGATGTTTGCCCACGGGAAATACGTCAACATGTTGAAGTCGACTCGGAGAACTTGGAGACTCAAAGGCAAGTTCACGATTACCTCTGGGGAGAGAGATTTGAGCTGATTTTCAGAGATGTCCAAGTGCGTAAGGTTGGTGAGTCCCTGAAAGAGGTTTATGTATTGATTACGCCAAGAGTCCCACAATATGTCCAAACGATTCCCAGAGAAAATGAGATACTTCAGAGAAGCGCTGGTGAGGATGTTTGAGATCCGGAGACCGATGTGATTGTTTGCTAGACTTAGTATTATAAGAGACGACATGTGCGTGAGGAACGTGAACTGATGCCCCATTCCCTTCATTATAAAGTGGAACTCGTTATTGCTGAGGTCAAGAGCCTTTAGGGTGCCACTGACCTCCTGAAAGGCCTTGTCGGAATACAGGTCAATACGGTTGTACGCCATATTAAGGTAAGATAGTTTGCTCAGATGTGAGAATTGGTGGCCGTTTAAAGTTTGGCTGATGTAGTTGTAGGACAGATCTACACATGCCACTCTGTCCATGCCTCTAAAAGTGCTTGCGTTCAGCCAAGGGATGTTGTTCTGAGACAGGTCAAAATATAAGCTTTTAGAGCAGATTTGTCTTTTGAAATGCCACATGGAGAAATAAAACGAACAGTAGTCTGGATTTGAGCCTTGTGTTTCTGCATTCAGAATGGGGAGTTCTTGCATTTGGAGGCTGAACTGTTCATTGCCATGTCTGTCAGGGATTTGGTGTTCTGCTTCAGAAGTGCATGTTGAAAAGCACGAACTAAAGGCGAGCATGTTCTGGGAAAGATCTACTCTTCTTAATGTCCTCAGCTGGCTAAGACCGTCAATGCTAATGTCGCAGATGAAGTTCATGCGTAAATCTAAGACCTCAAGTCTTGGAAGTCTGACCAAAGGTGCAATGCTGCGGTTTGACAGCTTCTTGAAGAAAAACCCACTCAGGTACAACTCTCTGAGAGACGCCATCTTCTCTATGTACGGTGACAGATTCAATTCGGGAAAGGTTTTCAGGGGTTCATAGTTGTAGAGAAGATTGAGAATCACAACATTCTGGAGCTCCTCGTAAAAGGTGCCGTTTTGGATGGTGAAGGCTAGAAAGTTGCTTGAGAGATCTAACTCTTGGAGCTTGTGTAGGTTTATGAAGAGATGTCGAGGAAGAGTACGAAGCGAGTTGCCTTGCAGATGCAGACTCACTAGGGAGTCTCTCTGGTCCAAAAAGGCATCCTGATGGAGATCCAGAGACTGGTTGTTTGGGCATGGGAAGCAGGGATCAGAAGCGTGGTCGCACCTTTGGCAGTTCCACCCCAGGTTGAGATGTCGCAGATTTCTGAGATTTGCAAAGGACTCTTTATTGATGTGATCAATTGTATTCTCTCGCAAGTCTAGACTTTCTAGTGAACCTGGAAGATACGAGGGAATGGCAGTCAAGTTGTTGTAACTAAGGGTGAGGTTCAAAAGCTCAGGAAGATCCTGAAACACACTTGAGTTGATAAAGTAAGGCTGGTGGCATGGGTTTGCGTAGAAACAGTTCTTGCTTAGCAGCAGTTGCTTTAGTTGTGGTGTGCCTAAAGGTTTGAcgatattaaaaatattgttgaaTTCCAGTCCCAGGACTTCAAGCTGCTTTGGCAGAGGAGGAATCATCTTCAAGCTGTTCCCAGCTAACTGAAGGGAAGTGAGGTTTTTCAGTCCAACAAATGCATCCGGGTCAATATTCACACTGCATAACGGCCATCTTGCCTCCTTAAGACGGTCTGATATACAGTTCCACATCAGGCTGAGATACTTGAGATTGGGTAGACCAGAAAATGCATCCCCTTTAATGCGGTGTATATGGTTGTTATTCAGGTTGAGTGATATAACTGAGGGAGAAGTGAACCTGGGGACTTTAGAGAGCCGTCTGTGCTGGCAGTCCACATTTATGTGTCCGTCTTTGGTGAAGTGACTTTCACACGGATAAAACTGAGGATGTGAAGCTGCGAAGAGTTGGAACTGATTCAGAAGCAGAATCAAGGACACCATTGGTCCAAACATGGCCTGGAAATGAGAATACGAATATCAGAAAAGTCTATTATttgctttaactttttttttaccctCGCTTTAACACTAGACCAGCCATTTTGTGTGCAAAAAAGcatatgctcacacacacacacacacgcacacacacacacacacacacacacacacacacacacacgcacacacacaattaagataataaaaaagataataagaATTCTCCTCTTAATTTCttctacatatatttttaataataaatattattattacatattttttgttgtattaaagtgtcctgttttatattttcttctcaGAGATgattatatgcatattaatatGCTTCTTATGCATGTAAaatcacatttgtttttaaatttaattgtacGAGGACACCAAAATGGTCTCGTCTGTGacccataaaataataatatgcaatGCAGTTgcatgcttgattctgattggctgatgattactctaaggtgtttggttattgtcagataaacacacagctgaaTAGTTCTGGCAGGTTTAGAGCGCTTTACAGCTCTGTATCACTTCGCTGAATGAgatatttcacagctacaacaataaaaaataaaaataaaaacacaaaagaaggagGAGGAGATGTGGAAAAAACTAGTGTTACACAAAGGAGCAGTTTGAGAACAgaaacctgacaaaagtctgagCTTTAGGTGTGGGAATCATAGTTTAAGCAGAATAATGCACTCCAGGCCACTGAATTATTAGAAGATAAGgcttataatttcttaaatgtGGTTCAAAGATGAGAAATCCCCTTTTAGAGTCCACACATCACATTCAATTAACAAAGGGGGTTTAATTTTccattgtaatgttttaaataacttttggGAAAATATGAATTCAATAATACTCCATCATATTGCAACCAAAACAAACATGttcattcaaaaataaaagttaatctGGGCTCTACTTTTCGGGCTGTATTAtatctttaaaaactattttgtttcaGACTCATGTGCAAACTATTTGATACCTTCCCTATCATTtaaaatacacataataataataataataataacaataataataataataataataataataataataataataataacaataataataataacttaccAAACGTTTGCAATCCAACTCTGACATGTCCATGCAGCAGTGTGTCTTACATTTATAAGGGGAAGCAAAGAAACCAAGTAAAGCTAAGGCGATATATTCATATTACCGTAGTGAACATTAGATGGAAGTGAAAGTCAGTCTATCAGGCAAACAGATCGAGGAACAGATGTTCAGAAGTGGTGAAGCATGTGATGAAACAGGGAGTCCTATTAGCTATTTCTGGTTATCGCTACTGAAAATAAAAGACTGACGTTCCAATAAACCAAAGtcagttgagtttttttttcaacttttgcTTTAGATTTATTCCTCTCTTCGTGCATGGTTTAGCATTTTAGTTGTAGCTCACACTAGTGCCCACTGTCATACTGATATTGGGGGAATTAAAGGGGAAAATATGAGACCTTtgagatacattttttaaatattatagtgatgtttaacagagacatTTTCACCATAgcatttgctattttattttattttttctagaaaaaagttatttatttttccccctttttctttttttcttatttattttagtttggctggaataaaaattattttaaagatgcTGTGGTCaatattaaaagatttttttctctcgattgtctgcagaacaaaccactgttatacaataacttgcctaattaccctaattaattaaattgcactttaaaaagAGTAGCATCTTTTATAATAACTAGTAAATTAGgatgtactgccatcatggcaaagacaaatatAAATTAGTTGTTggaaatttgttaaaaatgagtacaattatttaaaaaaattgcattaattaataatggtcaataaattacaaaaaattaccataaaatgacggatattaagttacagaaatttactgtaaaatgacggatattaaattgcagaaatttactgtaaaatgacggatattaaattgcagaaatttactgtaaaatgacggatattaaattgcagaaatttactgtaaaatgacggatattaaattgtagaaatttactgtaaaatgacggatattaagttacagaaatttactgtaaaatgacggatattaaattgcagaaatttactgtaaactgacggatattaaattgcagaaatttactgtaaaatgacggatattaaattgtagaaatttactgtaaaatgacggatattaaattgtagaaatttactgtaaaatgacagatattaaattgtagaaatttactgtaaaatgacggatattaaattgtagaaatttactgtaaaatgatggatattaaattacagaaatttactgtaaaatgacggatattaaattgcagaaatttactgtaaaatgacggatattaaattgtagaaatttactgtaaaatgacagatattaaattgcagaaatttactggaaaattaaggatattaaattacagaaatttactgcaaaataatgaatactaaattgcagaaatttactgtaaaatgacggatattaaattgtagaaatttactgtaaaatgacggatattaaattgtagaaatttactgtaaaatgacggatattaaattgtagaaatttactgtaaaatgacggatattaaattgtagaaatttactgtaaaatgacagatattgtagaaatttactgtaaaatgacagatattaaattgtagaaatttactgtaaaatgatggatattaaattgcagaaatttactgtaaaatgacagatattaaattgcagaaatttactgtaaaatgacggatattaaattacataaatttactgtaaaatgacggatattaaattacagaaatttactgtaaaatgacggatattaaattgtagaaatttactgtaaaatgacggatattaaattgcagaaatttactgtaaaatgacggatattaaattgcagaaatttactgtaaaatgacggatattaaattacagaaatttattgtaaaatgagggatattaaattgcagaaatttactgtaaaatgacggatattaaattgcagaaatttactggaAAATGACAgatattaaattgcagaaatttactgtaaaatgacggatattaaattacagaaatttactgtaaaatgacggatattaaattgcagaaatttactgtaaaatgacggatattaaattgtagaaatttactgtaaaatgacagatattaaattgcagaaattcactgtaaaatgacggatattaaattacagaaatttactgcaaaataatgaatactaaattgcagaaatttactgtaaaatgatggatattaaattgcagaaatttactgtaaaatgacggatattaaattgtagaaatttactgtaaaatgacggatattaaattgtagaaatttactgtaaaatgacggatattaaattgtagaaatttactgtaaaatgacagatattaaattgtagaaatttactgtaaaatgacagatattaaattgtagaaatttactgtaaaatgatggatattaaattgcagaaatttactgtaaaatgacagatattaaattgcagaaatttactgtaaaatgacggatattaaattacagaaatttactgtaaaatgacggatattaaattacagaaatttactgtaaaatgacggatattaaattgtagaaatttactgtaaaatgacggatattaaattgcagaaatttactgtaaaatgacggatattaaattgcagaaatttactgtaaaatgacggatattaaattacagaaatttactgtaaaatgacggatattaaattacagaaatttaatgtaaaatgacggatattaaattacagaaatttactgtaaaatgacggatattaaattacagaaatttactgtaaaatgacggatattaaattgtagaaatttactgtaaaatgacggatattaaattgcagaaatttactgtaaaatgacggatattaaattgcagaaatttactgtaaaatgatggatattaaattgcagaaatttactgtaaaatgacggatattaaattgcagaaatttactgtaaactgATGGATATTAAATtgtagaaatttactgtaaaatgacgaatattaaattgcagaaatttacagtaaaataacgaatactaaattacagaaattttccataaaatgacggatattaaattgcagaaatttactgtaaaatgacgaatactaaattacagaaatttaccgtaaaatgttggatattaaattacaaaaatttatcgTAAACTGACGAATATTAAATTACCggaatttaccagaaattttaattaaaggaaatttctgtaattgtaAAATTACacattgtttttacagtgtggggtcgccacagcagaatgaaccaccaacttatccagcacgttttacgcagcagatgcccttccagctgcaacccatcactgtcaagttaaaataacaaacaatgtcatctttacatttaaaatgagcgAATGACACTTTATAACGGTCGTCATTGACATGCATAAAATTTCATGTgtcatatcatgattataaaAGATTAATGACACCACTAAACACTTAACCATTAACGACAGAACGCAGTATAAGAACTCAAAACATGTTTGCGCTTCTGATTTCAGCTGTCTTTTACTGTAGATGAACAAACTGCATTACACCATTTACAACACATGAGCCTCTGAGAATCTTCAAGTGTTTCTGCTTCTGCAGTTGTTAATTACTAAAAACAATCGGTTATTCGCTGCTTAGAGGAAGTGATGTCACAGAGAAAGATGCTGGATGATCCAGAGAGCGCCGTTCATGAACCCGTCTGATTCTGCGTCCACTTTCAACAGAGAGTGATTATTGCCTGGGTACCACAACactctgcaaacacacacacacacacacacacacaccggtaaAACACTGATCCACAGCACTGATACACAGAAGAGCAGCGCGATTCAGACAGCTGGGGATCAATTCTTAATACCATTGATGTCGATATGGCTGCTAATATATATTGCATCTCTACTTATTTTGTTAAGTTAATATTCAGAGCTGTTGGATAATAATAACCGTGCAGCTCTGATAATGAGGGAATGTGGATGTACGCACCTTACGGGGACCTGCAGGTTCTTCAGAGCTCTGTAATATTCAATGCCCTGTTTATTAGGGACTCGCTTGTCATCTTCACCCAGCAGCAGAAGCACTGGAGTCTTCACCTGATCAAACAAAACACATGATCAACTTTATCAATCCCGCGAGAAGCAATTACAGTAGAGCAGCACACTGAAACAAACTATttacatgggctgaatttaaacaagcaaattaaacaGTGTTCAACTTAATTAATCAAAGCTGATAAAGACacaagactcagccatgtgtGAATGAGCTGAGGTGTActtatagtccttgtaatcagtgtAGATGAGCAGCAGCTGTCTGTGTGTGGATGTCCAGATTATAGTCAGCTGCTGGAGGAGTGGATGAGTGCAGAGtgttctgggagttgtagttcattcaGAATAAAACTCCAATAGAGAAAACACTGCGGGCGATCACAACAGTAATACTGTAATCAGTGGATAATGCTGCATTTCACTCACCTTGGCAACGTGTTTTATTGGTGACTTGATCAGCATCTGCACCAGAACTGCAGGTTCGAGATACACATCtggtttatatttatatccaGCTTCCACCGTACACCTgaaggcaaacacacacacacgttactaGTCGTTTCGCACAAAATCGCACAAACCCATACACGcacccacacacaaacatacacacgcatacaaacaaacacacacacacaaacagtcacacaaacatacacacgcatacaaacacacacacacacacaatcacacaaaccCATACACGcacccacacacaaacatacacacgcatacaaacaaacacacacacacacacacacacacacacacacacaatcacacaaacctacactcaaacacacacacaatggcaggcacccacacacaaacatgctcgagcatacaaacacacacacacacactcgcacgcacccacacacaaacatacacacgaatacaaacaaacacacacacaatcgcacaaacccacacaagcaccgacacacaaacatacacacgcataaaaacaaacatgcacacaaacagtcacacaaacatacacacgcatacaaacacacacacacacaatcacacaaaccCATACACGcacccacacacaaacatacacacgcatacaaacaaacacacacacacacacacaatcacacaaacctacactcaaacacacacacaatggcacgcacccacacacaaacatgctcgagcatacaaacacacacacacacacacacactcgcacgcacccacacac from Danio rerio strain Tuebingen ecotype United States chromosome 8, GRCz12tu, whole genome shotgun sequence includes:
- the tlr9 gene encoding toll-like receptor 9 precursor (The RefSeq protein has 8 substitutions compared to this genomic sequence), whose translation is MFGPMVSLILLLNQFQLFAASHPQFYPCESHSTKDGHINVDCQHRRLSKVPRFTSPSVISLNLNNNHIHRIKGDAFSGLPNLKYLSLMWNCISDRLKEARWPLCSVNIDPDAFVGLKNLTSLQLAGNSLKMIPPLPKQLEVLGLEFNNIFNIVKPLGTPQLKQLLLSKNCFYANPCHQPYFINSSVFQDLPELLNLTLSYNNLTAIPSYLPGSLESLDLRENTIDHINKESFANLRNLRHLNLGWNCQRCDHASDPCFPCPNNQSLDLHQDAFLDQRDSLVSLHLQGNSLRTLPRHLFINLHKLQELDLSSNFLAFTIQNGTFYEELQNVVILNLLYNYEPLKTFPELNLSPYIEKMASLRELYLSGFFFKKLSNRSIAPLVKLPRLEVLDLRMNFICDISIDGLSQLRTLRRVDLSQNMLAFSSCFSTCTSEAEHQIPERYGNEQFNLQMQELPILNAETQGSKPDYCSFYFSMWHFKRQICSKSLYFDLSQNNIPWLNASTFRGMDRVACVDLSYNYISQTLNGHQFSHLSKLSYLNMAYNRIDLYSDKAFQEVSGTLKALDLSNNEFHFIMKGMGHQFTFLTHMSSLIILSLANNHIGLRISNILTSASLKYLIFSGNRLDILWDSWRNQYINLFQGLTNLTHLDISENQLKSLSPEVIVNLPLSLQVLRVDFNMLTYFPWANISVLQKLCYLNLSSNMLSYLPNINFELRLTGLDLSHNRLVAIPKVFLSQAANLKNLNLNNNQLKILDVQALPLPFHKGCTFIPGGQHKNRSSCKLVLHANPFTCSCVISGFAKFLRETDLDVPHLTTQVHCGFPESLAGVNVLSVDLRSCQEIFGGVAFLCTSLLTLAATCVPLLKHLYGWDLWYLIQILWTGHRGHTPANGNPTDTQYDAFVVFDTSNKAVRDWIYKEMLVRLENRGRWRFQLCLEERDWIPGVSCIENLHKSVYSSRKTVFVLTSPGGYSDASGIVRQAFLLVQQRLLDEKVDVAVLVLLDFLFPKFKYLQMRKRLCKKSVLSWPRNPRVQPLFWNDLRVALVSDNVRAYNKNVTESFF
- the tlr9 gene encoding toll-like receptor 9 isoform X1, with amino-acid sequence MDMSELDCKRLAMFGPMVSLILLLNQFQLFAASHPQFYPCESHFTKDGHINVDCQHRRLSKVPRFTSPSVISLNLNNNHIHRIKGDAFSGLPNLKYLSLMWNCISDRLKEARWPLCSVNIDPDAFVGLKNLTSLQLAGNSLKMIPPLPKQLEVLGLEFNNIFNIVKPLGTPQLKQLLLSKNCFYANPCHQPYFINSSVFQDLPELLNLTLSYNNLTAIPSYLPGSLESLDLRENTIDHINKESFANLRNLRHLNLGWNCQRCDHASDPCFPCPNNQSLDLHQDAFLDQRDSLVSLHLQGNSLRTLPRHLFINLHKLQELDLSSNFLAFTIQNGTFYEELQNVVILNLLYNYEPLKTFPELNLSPYIEKMASLRELYLSGFFFKKLSNRSIAPLVRLPRLEVLDLRMNFICDISIDGLSQLRTLRRVDLSQNMLAFSSCFSTCTSEAEHQIPDRHGNEQFSLQMQELPILNAETQGSNPDYCSFYFSMWHFKRQICSKSLYFDLSQNNIPWLNASTFRGMDRVACVDLSYNYISQTLNGHQFSHLSKLSYLNMAYNRIDLYSDKAFQEVSGTLKALDLSNNEFHFIMKGMGHQFTFLTHMSSLIILSLANNHIGLRISNILTSASLKYLIFSGNRLDILWDSWRNQYINLFQGLTNLTHLDISENQLKSLSPEVIVNLPLSLQVLRVDFNMLTYFPWANISVLQQLCYLNLSSNMLSYLPNINFELRLTGLDLSHNRLVAIPKVFLSQAANLKNLNLNNNQLKILDVQALPLPFHKGCTFIPGGQHKNRSSCKLVLHANPFTCSCVISGFAKFLRETDLDVPHLTTQVHCGFPESLAGVNVLSVDLRSCQEIFGGVAFLCTSLLTLAATCVPLLKHLYGWDLWYLIQILWTGHRGHTPANGNPTDNQYDAFVVFDTSNKAVRDWIYKEMLVRLENRGRWRFQLCLEERDWIPGVSCIENLHKSVYSSRKTVFVLTSPGGYSDASGIVRQAFLLVQQRLLDEKVDVAVLVLLDFLFPKFKYLQMRKRLCKKSVLSWPRNPRVQPLFWNDLRVALVSDNVRAYNKNVTESFF